AAATTAAGAACAATGAAAGCAGGGTAGGTATGACGCCGGCCGGTGTTTTCGAATTGGTAAAGAACAACCACAAAGTATATGTACAGTCAGAGGCTGGTGAAGGCAGTGGTTTTTTCAATCAAGATTATCAACAAGCTGGTGCAATAATTCTAGATACGATCGGGCAGGTATATGCCATGAGCGAAATGATCGTAAAGGTAAAAGAGCCTATAGAAGAAGAGTACAATCTAATTCAAGCAGGGCAAATACTATTTACATATTTTCATTTTGCATCTAGTGAGGCATTGACAAAGGCAATGATCAAACAAAAAGCCATTTGTATAGCGTATGAAACCGTTGAAGATGAAGAAGGGACTTTGCCACTTTTGACGCCCATGTCAGAGGTTGCAGGTAGAATGGCCATACAACAAGGTGCAAAATATTTGGAGAAACCTGTAAAAGGACGTGGAGTACTTTTGGGAGGTGTTCCAGGTGTTGCTCCAGGTAAGGTTTTGGTGTTGGGTGCAGGTGTAGTGGGTATACAAGCTGCAAAAATGGCAGCAGGCCTAGGTGCGCATGTTACTATTTTGGATATTAACATGAAGCGTTTACGTTATGTAAATGATGTAATGCCGCCACATGTGGTAACAGAATTCTCAAACGAGTTTAATATTAGAAAATTAATTAAAACGCACGACTTAATTATAGGGGGTGTTTTATTGAAAGGTGCTAAAGCTCCTAATTTGATTACTAGAGACATGTTGAAAGAAATGAGACCCGGAACCGTAATCGTGGATGTTGCCGTAGATCAAGGCGGATGCGTTGAAACTACCAGACCTACCACGCATGAAGATCCTATTTATATTATTGACGATGTGGTACATTATTC
The sequence above is a segment of the Maribacter dokdonensis DSW-8 genome. Coding sequences within it:
- the ald gene encoding alanine dehydrogenase — translated: MIVGIPKEIKNNESRVGMTPAGVFELVKNNHKVYVQSEAGEGSGFFNQDYQQAGAIILDTIGQVYAMSEMIVKVKEPIEEEYNLIQAGQILFTYFHFASSEALTKAMIKQKAICIAYETVEDEEGTLPLLTPMSEVAGRMAIQQGAKYLEKPVKGRGVLLGGVPGVAPGKVLVLGAGVVGIQAAKMAAGLGAHVTILDINMKRLRYVNDVMPPHVVTEFSNEFNIRKLIKTHDLIIGGVLLKGAKAPNLITRDMLKEMRPGTVIVDVAVDQGGCVETTRPTTHEDPIYIIDDVVHYSVANMPGAVPYTSTMALTNVTLPYALKLANLGWEAACEKDASLHKGLNIVEGKVVYQEIMEAFGWEEIVA